The Bacteroides acidifaciens genome includes a region encoding these proteins:
- a CDS encoding type I restriction enzyme HsdR N-terminal domain-containing protein, whose translation MLSLNLPVFDTKINVRNGKNVIFDVIRKRYVALTPEEWVRQHFVHFLIAHKGYPSALLANEVMVKLNGTTKRCDTVLYRRDLSARMIVEYKAPHIEITQAVFDQITRYNMVLKVDYLIVSNGMQHYCCRMDYENQSYAFLKDIPDYNSL comes from the coding sequence ATGTTATCGTTAAACCTACCAGTATTCGACACTAAAATAAACGTACGAAACGGAAAAAATGTAATTTTCGACGTGATTCGCAAGCGATATGTCGCCCTTACCCCCGAAGAATGGGTACGGCAACACTTCGTTCACTTTCTTATTGCACATAAAGGATACCCTTCCGCACTCTTAGCCAATGAAGTGATGGTTAAGTTGAACGGTACTACCAAAAGATGCGATACAGTCCTCTACCGGAGAGACTTATCCGCCCGGATGATTGTGGAATACAAAGCCCCCCATATTGAAATCACACAAGCGGTTTTCGATCAGATTACCCGATATAATATGGTGCTGAAAGTAGATTATCTGATTGTCAGCAACGGGATGCAACATTATTGCTGCCGGATGGACTATGAAAATCAGAGTTATGCCTTTCTGAAAGATATTCCAGATTACAATTCTCTATAA
- a CDS encoding ABC transporter permease, which produces MGTIDISYYNLAIGLLLLAIPFFYLWKFKTGLLKPAVIGTVRMIIQLFFIGMYLKYLFIWNNPWINFLWVIIMIFVAGQTALVRTQLKRSILLIPISVGFLCSVVLVGLYFIGIVLQLDNIFSAQYFIPIFGILMGNMLSSNVIALNTYYSGLKREQQLYRYLLGNGATRQEAQAPFIRQAIIKSFSPLIANIAVMGLVAFPGTMIGQILGGSTPNVAIKYQMMIMVITFAASMLSLMITISLASRKSFDAYGKLLEVSKETKK; this is translated from the coding sequence GTGGGAACGATTGACATATCATATTATAACTTAGCCATAGGCTTGCTTCTGCTTGCCATTCCGTTCTTTTATCTATGGAAATTCAAGACGGGATTATTGAAACCTGCCGTGATCGGTACAGTACGGATGATTATCCAACTGTTCTTCATAGGCATGTATTTGAAATATCTTTTTATATGGAATAATCCCTGGATTAATTTCCTTTGGGTGATTATTATGATATTCGTAGCCGGACAAACCGCATTGGTACGTACCCAGTTGAAACGCAGTATTTTGCTGATTCCGATTTCAGTCGGGTTTCTTTGCAGTGTCGTGTTGGTAGGGTTGTATTTCATAGGTATTGTTCTTCAATTGGATAATATTTTCAGTGCTCAATACTTTATTCCGATATTCGGTATTCTGATGGGAAATATGCTTTCGAGCAATGTTATCGCCTTGAATACTTATTATAGCGGATTGAAACGTGAACAACAATTATATAGATATTTATTGGGCAACGGGGCTACCAGACAGGAAGCGCAGGCTCCGTTTATTCGGCAGGCGATTATTAAATCATTCAGCCCGTTGATTGCGAATATTGCTGTAATGGGATTGGTAGCTTTCCCGGGGACAATGATTGGACAGATTTTAGGCGGAAGTACTCCAAACGTTGCCATTAAATATCAGATGATGATAATGGTAATCACATTCGCTGCATCCATGCTGTCGTTGATGATAACCATTTCATTGGCTTCGCGAAAGTCATTTGATGCATATGGGAAGCTTCTGGAAGTATCGAAAGAAACTAAGAAATGA
- a CDS encoding DUF4891 domain-containing protein has translation MKTILSYFLLVILTVSCQLKPNENSEKSVTKDMSNGGTEECIADTIKATAIFWIDKAETKHCKEWGFRTIKAKVFIYENGKVALKAFVKKQSPDAEKYIRHHLSKFQVSEKMFENGYVQPGEQFVQLRCLYEKLKGK, from the coding sequence ATGAAAACAATTCTATCCTATTTTCTATTAGTTATTTTGACTGTTTCCTGTCAATTGAAGCCAAACGAGAACTCTGAAAAGTCTGTTACCAAAGATATGAGTAATGGTGGTACAGAAGAATGTATTGCAGATACAATAAAAGCTACTGCCATCTTCTGGATAGATAAGGCGGAGACGAAACACTGTAAAGAATGGGGTTTCCGTACAATTAAAGCTAAAGTTTTCATCTATGAAAACGGAAAGGTTGCCTTAAAAGCTTTCGTCAAAAAGCAATCGCCGGACGCAGAGAAGTATATACGCCACCATCTCTCTAAATTTCAAGTCTCAGAAAAAATGTTTGAAAACGGATATGTGCAACCGGGAGAACAGTTTGTTCAACTTCGTTGCTTATATGAAAAACTCAAGGGGAAATAA
- a CDS encoding ATP-binding cassette domain-containing protein yields the protein MLHINNACITFGTEVLFSGFNLKLERGETACIVGQSGCGKTSLLNAVMGFVPLKEGTIRVGEIFLDISTIDSVRRQIAWIPQELALPFEWVKEMVALPFELKVNRSVPFSEERLFACFDELGLEHELYTKRVNEVSGGQRQRIMLAVAAMLDKPLIIIDEPTSALDSGSTDKVLSFFRRQAEKGAAVLAVSHDKDFASGCHYVIEL from the coding sequence ATGTTACATATCAATAACGCCTGCATAACCTTTGGGACAGAAGTGCTTTTCTCCGGTTTTAACCTGAAACTGGAACGGGGAGAAACAGCCTGTATCGTAGGACAATCCGGTTGCGGAAAAACATCGTTGCTGAATGCAGTGATGGGATTCGTCCCATTGAAAGAAGGGACTATTCGAGTGGGGGAAATATTTCTTGATATATCCACTATTGATAGTGTCCGGCGTCAGATTGCATGGATTCCGCAAGAGTTAGCGTTACCATTTGAATGGGTGAAAGAAATGGTCGCCCTGCCGTTCGAGTTGAAAGTGAACCGCTCGGTTCCTTTTTCAGAAGAAAGGCTTTTCGCTTGCTTTGACGAATTGGGATTGGAGCACGAATTATATACAAAGAGAGTGAATGAAGTTTCGGGCGGACAACGGCAACGTATTATGCTTGCAGTGGCTGCGATGCTTGATAAACCTCTCATTATTATAGATGAACCAACTTCTGCTTTGGATTCTGGATCGACTGATAAAGTGCTTTCTTTTTTCCGGCGACAGGCGGAAAAAGGAGCGGCTGTACTTGCTGTGTCTCACGACAAGGACTTTGCATCGGGGTGTCATTATGTAATAGAACTATAA
- the trmD gene encoding tRNA (guanosine(37)-N1)-methyltransferase TrmD → MRIDIITVLPEMIEGFFNCSIMKRAQNKGLAEIHIHNLRDYTEDKYRRVDDYPFGGFAGMVMKIEPIERCINTLKAEREYDEVIFTTPDGEQFNQPMANSLSLAQNLIILCGHFKGIDYRIREHLITKEISIGDYVLTGGELAAAVMADAIVRIIPGVISDEQSALSDSFQDNLLAAPVYTRPADYKGWKVPDILLSGHEAKIKEWELQQSLERTRKLRPDLLDE, encoded by the coding sequence ATGCGTATTGATATTATAACAGTTTTGCCCGAGATGATTGAAGGTTTCTTCAATTGTTCTATTATGAAACGGGCTCAGAATAAAGGACTTGCAGAAATACATATTCACAATCTGCGCGACTATACCGAAGATAAATACCGTCGTGTCGACGATTACCCCTTTGGTGGTTTCGCCGGAATGGTTATGAAAATAGAACCCATCGAGCGTTGCATCAACACTCTTAAGGCAGAACGGGAATATGACGAAGTAATCTTCACAACCCCCGACGGAGAACAATTCAACCAACCAATGGCCAACAGCCTTTCCTTAGCGCAGAACCTTATTATCCTTTGCGGACATTTCAAGGGGATTGACTATCGCATCCGCGAACATCTAATCACCAAAGAAATAAGCATTGGAGATTACGTCTTGACAGGTGGCGAACTAGCCGCAGCGGTCATGGCTGATGCTATCGTACGTATCATTCCCGGAGTTATCTCTGACGAACAATCCGCACTTTCCGATTCTTTCCAGGACAACTTGCTGGCAGCACCGGTATATACCCGCCCTGCTGATTATAAAGGCTGGAAAGTTCCCGATATTCTATTGTCCGGTCATGAAGCAAAGATTAAAGAATGGGAGTTGCAACAGTCTTTGGAACGCACCAGAAAACTTCGCCCTGACTTATTAGATGAATAA
- a CDS encoding helix-turn-helix transcriptional regulator, translating into MGKKLEGIQRMLVIINKLKERQRYVPREELEEYVRLRMEERDATPVDIRTIQRDFKDIEDLFGICIRFDKKWSGYYINEEDSLINEQYERLLLNFDLLNALDKTSNLHTYVLAEHHRPSDTECLPALIKAIKFSHPVAFDYIYVREEGRRREKKVLPHYLKEDQQRWYLLAYDNNVLKTFNVDCIRNLRIYYEETFKRDMDIDANDLFKDSYGIWNQPDIPVEDIELSYSALDGRFLKSVPLHHSQQIIADNETEFRITLHLRITNDFVMALLARSSSLTVIKPLHLRERIRKVYEEALQRNT; encoded by the coding sequence ATGGGAAAGAAATTGGAAGGTATACAACGAATGCTGGTTATTATCAACAAATTGAAAGAAAGGCAACGTTATGTTCCGCGTGAAGAGCTGGAGGAATATGTGCGGCTTCGCATGGAAGAGCGTGACGCGACGCCTGTTGATATCCGGACCATACAACGTGATTTTAAAGATATAGAAGATTTGTTCGGCATTTGCATCCGCTTTGACAAAAAATGGAGCGGCTATTATATCAATGAAGAGGACAGTCTGATTAACGAGCAATACGAACGCCTGTTGCTGAACTTCGATTTACTGAATGCTTTGGATAAAACATCCAATCTGCATACTTATGTCCTTGCCGAACATCACCGTCCGTCTGACACCGAATGCCTTCCGGCATTGATAAAGGCCATCAAATTCTCTCATCCGGTAGCATTCGATTATATATATGTACGCGAAGAAGGCAGAAGGCGCGAAAAGAAAGTTCTCCCCCATTATCTGAAAGAAGATCAGCAACGCTGGTATCTCCTCGCCTACGATAATAACGTGCTGAAAACATTCAACGTAGACTGTATCCGTAACCTCCGGATTTATTATGAAGAAACCTTCAAGAGAGATATGGATATTGATGCAAACGACTTATTTAAGGACAGTTATGGTATCTGGAACCAACCGGATATTCCCGTAGAAGATATTGAATTGAGTTACAGTGCACTAGATGGCAGGTTCTTAAAATCTGTTCCTCTACACCATTCGCAGCAAATCATTGCAGACAACGAAACAGAATTCCGGATTACATTGCACCTCCGTATTACCAATGATTTTGTCATGGCATTACTCGCACGTAGTAGCTCACTTACGGTAATCAAGCCGTTACATCTTCGGGAACGTATCCGAAAAGTATATGAGGAAGCATTACAGAGGAATACATAA
- a CDS encoding Nif3-like dinuclear metal center hexameric protein produces the protein MKIKEIVSALERFAPLPLQDGFDNAGLQIGLTEAEATGALLCLDVTEAVLDEAIALGYNLVISHHPLIFKGYKSITGKDYVERCILKAIKNDIVIYSAHTNLDNAQGGVNYKIAEKIGLKNLKVLEPKENSLVKLVTFVPNAQADAVREALFAAGCGNIGDYDSCSYNLRGEGTFRAKEGTHPFCGTIGELHHEEEVRIETILPAFKKAESIKALLAAHPYEEPAFDIYPLLNNWSQAGSGIVGELDESETEIEFLKRIKKTFEVGGLRHNKLMGREIQKVALCGGAGAFLLPQAIRSGADVFITGEIKYHDYFGHEEDILMAEIGHYESEQYTKEIFYSIIRDLFPNFALQLSKINTNPIKYL, from the coding sequence ATGAAAATTAAGGAAATAGTAAGCGCCCTTGAACGATTCGCGCCTCTGCCATTGCAAGACGGATTTGATAATGCCGGCCTGCAAATCGGATTGACAGAAGCGGAAGCAACAGGGGCTTTGTTGTGTCTTGACGTTACCGAAGCTGTGTTGGATGAAGCTATCGCGCTAGGGTACAACCTCGTTATATCGCATCATCCACTCATTTTTAAAGGCTATAAATCCATCACAGGCAAGGATTACGTGGAACGCTGCATATTGAAAGCAATAAAGAATGATATTGTGATCTATTCGGCGCATACCAACCTCGATAATGCCCAGGGTGGAGTCAACTATAAGATAGCTGAGAAAATAGGATTGAAGAACTTGAAAGTCCTCGAACCGAAAGAGAATAGTTTGGTTAAGTTGGTGACTTTTGTTCCTAATGCACAGGCTGATGCTGTACGCGAAGCATTGTTTGCCGCCGGATGTGGAAATATAGGCGACTATGATTCATGCAGTTACAATCTGAGAGGAGAGGGAACTTTCCGTGCAAAAGAGGGAACGCATCCTTTTTGTGGAACAATCGGAGAACTGCACCACGAAGAGGAGGTGAGGATTGAAACGATTCTTCCTGCCTTTAAGAAGGCGGAAAGCATCAAGGCATTATTGGCTGCCCATCCTTATGAGGAACCGGCATTCGACATTTATCCGTTATTGAACAACTGGTCGCAGGCGGGGTCGGGAATTGTCGGTGAATTGGATGAATCGGAAACAGAAATTGAATTTTTGAAGCGTATCAAGAAGACATTCGAAGTAGGGGGGCTGCGTCATAACAAGCTGATGGGAAGAGAGATACAGAAAGTAGCATTGTGCGGTGGTGCAGGTGCATTTTTGCTTCCACAGGCAATCCGGTCGGGAGCGGATGTTTTTATTACTGGCGAGATTAAATATCATGATTATTTCGGTCATGAAGAAGATATTCTGATGGCAGAGATAGGTCATTACGAAAGCGAACAATATACAAAAGAAATTTTTTATTCCATAATCCGGGATTTATTTCCTAATTTTGCACTCCAATTGAGTAAAATAAATACGAATCCCATAAAATATTTATAA
- a CDS encoding dihydroorotate dehydrogenase, which translates to MADLSVNIGELQMKNPVMTASGTFGYGEEFSDFIDIARIGGIIVKGTTLHKREGNPYPRMAETPSGMLNAVGLQNKGVDYFVEHIYPRIKDIQTNMIVNVSGSAIEDYVKTAEIINELDKIPAIELNISCPNVKQGGMAFGVSAKGASEVVKAVRAAYKKTLIVKLSPNVTDITEIARAAEESGADSVSLINTLLGMAIDAERRRPILSTVTGGMSGAAVKPIALRMVWQVAKSVNIPVIGLGGIMNWKDAVEFMLAGASAIQIGTANFIDPAVTAKVEDGINNYLDRHGYKSVKDIIGALEV; encoded by the coding sequence ATGGCAGATTTAAGTGTAAATATTGGTGAATTACAAATGAAGAATCCGGTGATGACAGCATCCGGTACATTTGGATATGGCGAAGAGTTCTCAGATTTCATTGACATAGCGCGAATAGGCGGTATTATTGTAAAAGGGACTACTCTTCACAAACGTGAAGGAAACCCTTATCCGCGTATGGCCGAAACTCCTTCGGGTATGCTAAACGCTGTAGGACTGCAAAATAAGGGTGTTGACTACTTCGTAGAACATATATATCCCCGCATAAAAGACATACAAACGAATATGATTGTAAACGTTTCGGGCTCTGCTATCGAGGATTATGTGAAAACAGCCGAAATTATTAATGAACTTGACAAAATTCCTGCCATAGAATTAAACATCTCTTGTCCTAATGTGAAGCAAGGTGGTATGGCTTTTGGTGTGTCAGCAAAAGGTGCGTCAGAAGTAGTGAAAGCGGTGCGTGCTGCTTACAAAAAGACACTTATCGTAAAACTCTCTCCGAATGTCACTGATATCACTGAAATAGCGCGCGCAGCGGAAGAAAGTGGTGCAGATAGTGTGTCATTAATCAATACATTGCTGGGAATGGCTATTGATGCGGAGCGTAGACGTCCTATTTTGTCGACTGTAACAGGCGGAATGTCCGGAGCTGCCGTCAAACCTATCGCGTTACGTATGGTATGGCAAGTTGCTAAATCGGTAAATATTCCTGTCATTGGTTTGGGTGGTATCATGAACTGGAAAGATGCGGTTGAGTTCATGCTTGCAGGTGCATCTGCTATCCAGATTGGTACGGCAAATTTCATAGATCCGGCTGTTACTGCCAAAGTTGAAGATGGTATAAATAATTACTTGGATAGACACGGATATAAGTCAGTGAAGGATATTATTGGTGCGCTTGAGGTATAA
- a CDS encoding AMP nucleosidase yields MKTKEEIVANWLPRYTKRNLEDFGEYILLTNFNKYVEIFANQFDVPILGRDANMISATAEGITMINFGMGSPNAAIIMDLLGAIHPKACLFLGKCGGIDKKNQLGDLILPIAAIRGEGTSNDYFPPEVPALPAFMLQRAVSSSIRDKGRDYWTGTVYTTNRRIWEHDETFKEYLKKTRAMAVDMETATLFSCGFANHIPTGALLLVSDQPMTPDGVKTDKSDNLVTRNYVEEHVEIGIASLRMIIDEKKTVKHLKFDW; encoded by the coding sequence ATGAAAACAAAAGAAGAAATCGTCGCTAATTGGCTGCCGCGTTACACAAAACGTAACCTGGAAGATTTTGGGGAGTATATTCTGTTGACTAACTTCAACAAGTACGTAGAAATTTTCGCCAATCAATTTGATGTTCCGATATTGGGCAGGGACGCTAATATGATCTCTGCTACTGCCGAAGGCATTACAATGATTAATTTTGGTATGGGAAGTCCTAACGCCGCCATTATTATGGATTTGCTGGGGGCCATTCATCCGAAGGCTTGCTTGTTCCTTGGCAAATGCGGGGGAATTGACAAAAAGAACCAGCTCGGTGATTTGATTCTTCCTATTGCCGCTATCCGTGGTGAGGGAACTTCCAACGACTATTTTCCGCCTGAAGTTCCGGCGTTACCCGCGTTTATGTTACAGCGTGCCGTTTCTTCATCTATCCGTGACAAAGGGCGTGACTACTGGACGGGGACCGTATATACTACCAACCGCCGTATTTGGGAGCATGACGAAACATTCAAGGAATATCTGAAAAAGACCCGTGCAATGGCGGTCGATATGGAAACGGCCACTTTGTTCAGTTGTGGTTTTGCCAATCATATTCCTACAGGTGCGTTACTATTGGTTTCTGACCAGCCGATGACTCCTGACGGAGTGAAAACGGATAAAAGTGACAACCTGGTCACTAGGAATTACGTAGAAGAGCATGTGGAGATAGGTATTGCTTCTTTGCGTATGATTATTGATGAAAAGAAAACTGTAAAACACTTGAAATTTGACTGGTAA
- the holA gene encoding DNA polymerase III subunit delta, giving the protein MAKQELTCDDILKELRAKQYRPIYYLMGEESYYIDLIADYITDNVLNETEKEFNLTVVYGADVDVATIINAAKRYPMMSEHQVVVVKEAQAIRNMEELSYYLQKPLLSTILVICHKHGTLDRRKKLAAEIDKVGVLFESKKIKDAQLPAFISSYMKRKGVDMEPKATAMLADFVGSDLSRLTGELEKLIITLPAGQRRVTPEQIEKNIGISKDYNNFELRSALVEKDILKANKIIKYFEENPKTNPIQMTLSLLFSFYSNLMLAYYAPDKSEQGIANMLGLKTPWQAKDYLAAMRKYSGVKTMQIVGEIRYADAKSKGVKNSSMSDGDILRELVFNILH; this is encoded by the coding sequence ATGGCAAAACAAGAACTGACATGTGATGACATTCTTAAAGAGTTGAGGGCAAAGCAGTATCGCCCTATCTATTATCTGATGGGGGAAGAATCGTACTATATCGACTTGATCGCAGATTATATTACGGATAATGTGTTGAACGAAACGGAAAAGGAGTTCAACTTGACCGTCGTGTATGGCGCTGATGTAGATGTAGCTACTATTATAAATGCTGCAAAACGTTATCCGATGATGTCTGAACATCAAGTGGTGGTGGTAAAGGAAGCACAGGCAATCCGCAATATGGAGGAATTGTCCTACTATCTCCAGAAGCCGCTACTCTCTACTATTTTGGTGATATGCCATAAACATGGTACGTTAGACCGCAGGAAAAAGTTAGCTGCCGAAATAGATAAAGTGGGTGTATTATTCGAGTCGAAGAAGATAAAGGATGCGCAGCTACCGGCTTTTATTTCTTCTTATATGAAACGTAAGGGAGTGGATATGGAACCTAAAGCAACGGCTATGTTGGCTGATTTTGTAGGCTCTGATTTAAGCCGCCTGACTGGGGAACTGGAGAAGTTGATTATCACTTTGCCCGCTGGTCAGAGGCGTGTAACCCCCGAACAAATAGAAAAGAATATTGGTATAAGCAAGGATTATAATAACTTTGAACTGCGGAGTGCGCTTGTAGAAAAGGACATTCTTAAAGCAAATAAGATAATAAAATATTTTGAGGAAAACCCGAAAACGAATCCGATACAGATGACGTTATCTTTGTTGTTCAGCTTTTATTCCAACTTAATGCTGGCATATTATGCACCTGATAAATCGGAGCAGGGAATAGCCAATATGCTGGGACTAAAGACGCCTTGGCAGGCTAAAGATTACTTGGCTGCTATGAGAAAATACAGTGGTGTAAAGACCATGCAAATCGTAGGTGAAATACGATATGCCGATGCAAAGTCAAAAGGAGTAAAGAACAGCTCGATGTCGGATGGGGATATTCTTCGCGAATTAGTGTTTAATATTTTGCATTAG
- a CDS encoding helix-turn-helix domain-containing protein, producing the protein MEIKDRIRMIMEREKVPPRVFAETIGVQQSTLSHILNDRNKPSLEVVMKVHQTYNYVNLEWLLYGRGEMLASAGESSLTSSNGDYQPSLFDENPVNPSKEAIALENRKEIALRSTENAPKEIVKQEIRYIEKPARKITEIRIFFDDNTYETFRPEK; encoded by the coding sequence ATGGAAATAAAAGACAGAATCAGAATGATTATGGAGAGGGAAAAAGTCCCCCCCCGGGTTTTTGCTGAAACAATAGGAGTTCAGCAGTCTACTCTTTCTCATATTTTAAATGATAGGAATAAGCCAAGTCTGGAAGTGGTGATGAAAGTACATCAGACTTATAACTACGTAAATCTTGAATGGTTGCTATATGGAAGAGGTGAAATGTTGGCTTCTGCTGGAGAATCTTCATTGACTTCATCTAATGGTGATTATCAACCTTCTTTGTTTGATGAGAATCCTGTAAATCCGTCCAAAGAGGCGATTGCTTTGGAAAATCGCAAGGAAATCGCATTAAGAAGTACTGAAAATGCTCCTAAAGAGATTGTAAAACAGGAGATTAGGTATATAGAAAAGCCTGCCAGAAAAATTACTGAAATAAGAATTTTCTTCGATGATAATACCTATGAAACGTTTAGACCTGAAAAATAA
- a CDS encoding zinc ribbon domain-containing protein has product MAREAKKDPNELTVEQKLKTLFQLQTMLSKIDEIKTLRGELPLEVQDLEDEIAGLSTRIDKIKAEVDELKSAIAGKRVEIETAKASVEKYKSQQDNVRNNREYDFLTKEIEFQTLEIELCEKRIKEYSADREEKEAEVVKNEQSLNERQKDLEQKKSELDEIISETKQEEEKLRDKAKDLETKIEPRLLQSFKRIRKNSRNGLGIVYVQRDACGGCFNKIPPQRQLDIRSRKKVIVCEYCGRIMIDPELAGVQLEHKVEEAPAPTTKRAIRRKTAE; this is encoded by the coding sequence ATGGCTAGAGAAGCAAAAAAAGATCCGAATGAGTTGACGGTAGAACAGAAACTGAAAACACTGTTCCAACTACAAACAATGTTGTCTAAGATTGATGAAATCAAGACATTGAGAGGTGAACTTCCGTTGGAAGTGCAAGACCTTGAAGACGAAATTGCTGGTTTGAGTACCCGTATCGACAAGATCAAAGCTGAAGTGGATGAACTGAAATCTGCTATTGCCGGCAAGAGAGTAGAAATTGAAACAGCAAAGGCTTCAGTAGAAAAATATAAGTCACAACAAGATAATGTTCGCAACAACCGTGAATATGACTTCTTGACGAAGGAAATTGAATTCCAGACATTGGAAATCGAACTTTGCGAGAAGAGAATCAAAGAATACTCTGCAGATAGAGAGGAGAAAGAGGCTGAAGTAGTGAAGAACGAACAGAGCTTGAACGAAAGACAAAAAGACCTCGAACAGAAGAAGAGCGAACTGGATGAAATTATCTCTGAAACCAAGCAGGAAGAAGAGAAACTGAGAGACAAAGCCAAAGATTTGGAAACTAAAATCGAGCCGCGTCTGTTGCAGTCATTCAAACGTATCCGCAAGAACTCACGTAACGGACTGGGTATCGTGTATGTGCAACGTGATGCTTGTGGCGGTTGTTTTAACAAGATTCCGCCTCAGAGACAACTGGATATCCGTTCTCGTAAGAAAGTTATCGTTTGCGAATATTGCGGACGTATCATGATTGACCCGGAATTGGCTGGTGTACAACTCGAACACAAAGTGGAAGAGGCTCCGGCACCAACTACAAAAAGAGCAATCAGAAGAAAAACAGCAGAATAA